One Symphalangus syndactylus isolate Jambi chromosome 9, NHGRI_mSymSyn1-v2.1_pri, whole genome shotgun sequence DNA segment encodes these proteins:
- the CLDN4 gene encoding claudin-4: MASMGLQVMGIALAVLGWLAVMLCCALPMWRVTAFIGSNIVTSQTIWEGLWMNCVVQSTGQMQCKVYDSLLALPQDLQAARALVIISIIVAALGVLLSVVGGKCTNCLEDESAKAKTMIVAGVVFLLAGLMVIVPVSWTAHNIIQDFYNPLVASGQKREMGASLYVGWAASGLLLLGGGLLCCNCPPRTDKPYSAKYSAARSAAASNYV, from the coding sequence ATGGCCTCCATGGGGCTACAGGTAATGGGCATCGCGCTGGCCGTCCTAGGCTGGCTGGCCGTCATGCTGTGCTGCGCGCTGCCCATGTGGCGCGTGACGGCCTTCATCGGCAGCAACATTGTCACCTCGCAGACCATCTGGGAGGGCCTGTGGATGAACTGCGTGGTGCAGAGCACCGGCCAGATGCAGTGCAAGGTGTACGACTCCCTGCTGGCGCTGCCGCAGGACCTGCAGGCGGCCCGCGCCCTcgtcatcatcagcatcatcgTGGCCGCTCTGGGCGTGCTGCTGTCCGTGGTTGGGGGCAAGTGTACCAACTGCCTGGAGGATGAGAGCGCCAAGGCCAAGACTATGATCGTGGCGGGCGTGGTGTTCCTGTTGGCCGGCCTTATGGTGATAGTGCCCGTGTCCTGGACGGCCCACAACATCATCCAAGACTTCTACAACCCGCTGGTGGCCTCTGGGCAGAAGCGGGAGATGGGTGCCTCGCTCTACGTCGGCTGGGCCGCCTCTGGCCTGCTGCTCCTTGGCGGGGGGCTGCTTTGCTGCAACTGCCCACCCCGCACAGACAAGCCTTACTCCGCCAAGTATTCTGCCGCCCGCTCTGCTGCTGCCAGCAACTACGTGTAG